A single region of the Salvia splendens isolate huo1 chromosome 18, SspV2, whole genome shotgun sequence genome encodes:
- the LOC121776716 gene encoding uncharacterized protein LOC121776716: MVTRKRNATIDVASMFKDVELKVPLLTALKMPPISKFIKDYLAGKVNEEGRMIADENVSAVIQRSDLPSKKTDPGMFTLLISIGDIQVEHAMCNLGRLSIGILEDVIVKVNNSLYPADFFLIKMTEPAARESSGVLLGRPFLSTASTIIDVRNGAISLDFNGEQFTFNIDEAMKRPADSENVYSVVVTEPLVQEYLEEEFLQRQFTDSAVDEEVDREVTDWHETMKVG, encoded by the exons ATGGTGACAAGGAAGAGAAACGCCACGATCGACGTGGCTAGTATGTTCAAAGATGTGGAATTAAAGGTACCACTCTTGACGGCATTGAAGATGCCCCCGAttagcaaattcatcaaggactACCTGGCAGGGAAGGTCAATGAGGAGGGCAGAATGATTGCAGATGAGAATGTATCCGCAGTGATCCAGCGGAGTGATCTCCCCTCAAAGAAGACTGATCCGGGAATGTTCACGCTCCTGATTTCAATCGGAGATATTCAAGTGGAGCACGCGATGTGCAACTTGGGGCGTCTATCAAT AGGAATTCTGGAAGACGTGATCGTGAAGGTGAATAACTCtctgtacccagctgattttttcTTAATCAAGATGACAGAGCCGGCCGCAAGGGAGTCAAGTGGAGTCCTGCTGGGAAGGCCGTTCCTGTCTACGGCCAGCACTATAATAGACGTCCGTAATGGGGCGATAAGCTTGGATTTCAATGGAGAGCAGTTCACGTTCAATATTGATGAAGCTATGAAGAGACCAGCTGATAGCGAAAATGTGTACTCAGTAGTCGTGACTGAGCCATTAGTGCAGGAGTACCTAGAGGAGGAATTCTTGCAGAGACAGTTCACTGACTCCGCTGTTGACGAAGAAGTCGACAGAGAAGTTACAGATTGGCACGAAACCATGAAAGTTGgataa
- the LOC121776715 gene encoding uncharacterized protein LOC121776715 — MSPCRLVFGKMCHLPVGVEHQAFWAIKEMNLNAESGAEERRMQLQELEQLHLDAYDSVMWYKEKTTMRHDKNIRKKELKVGQRVFLFQSRLKLMPGKLRSRVNPYRDGMEASVVDDILLLVPNSRQ, encoded by the exons ATGTCCCCATGCCGGTTGgtatttgggaagatgtgccatctgccggTGGGAGTCGAGCATCAGGCTTTCTGGGCAATTAAAGAAATGAACCTGAATGCCGAGTCGGGTGCTGAAGAGAGGAGaatgcaactgcaagagcttgAACAGCTCCACCTTGATGCCTACGATTCGgtcatgtggtataaggagaagaCAACGATGAGGCATGACAAGAACATTCGCaagaaggaactcaaggtggGCCAGAGAGTttttctcttccagtcaagactcAAATTGATGCCCGGAAAGTTGCGGTCAAG GGTGAATCCATACAGAGATGGAATGGAGGCATCTGTGGTGGACGACATTCTACTACTCGTGCCTAACTCTCGCCAGTAa